The following coding sequences are from one Hippopotamus amphibius kiboko isolate mHipAmp2 chromosome 9, mHipAmp2.hap2, whole genome shotgun sequence window:
- the LOC130861594 gene encoding olfactory receptor 52A5-like yields the protein MLMSNGSVFMPSVLTLIGIPGLESVQRWIGIPFCVMYLIAVIGNTLILVIIKYENSLHRPMYIFLAMLGATDIALSTCILPKMLGIFWFHLTEISFEACLLQMWLLHSFQAIESGVLLAMALDRFVAICNPLRHATIFSQQLLTQIGVGVTLRAVILVTLSIALIKCRLKLYRTTVISHSYCEHMAIVKLATEDTRINKIFSLFVAFTILGVDIIFITLSYVQIFITVFQLPQKEARFKAFNTCITHICVFLQFYLLAFFSFFTHRFGSHIPPYAHILLSNLYLLLPPFLNPIIYGVKTKQIHDHILKMILSKRHLDH from the coding sequence ATGCTCATGTCCAACGGCTCAGTCTTCATGCCCTCTGTCCTAACACTCATCGGCATTCCTGGTCTGGAGTCAGTGCAGCGTTGGATCGGGATTCCATTCTGTGTCATGTACCTTATTGCTGTGATTGGGAACACTCTAATTTTAGTGATAATCAAATATGAAAACAGCCTGCATAGACCTATGTATATTTTTCTGGCCATGTTGGGGGCCACAGACATTGCACTTAGCACCTGTATTCTCCCCAAAATGTTAGGCATCTTCTGGTTTCATCTGACAGAGATTTCTTTTGAAGCCTGTCTTCTACAAATGTGGCTTCTTCACTCATTCCAGGCAATTGAATCGGGTGTCCTACTGGCGATGGCCCTAGATCgctttgtggccatctgtaaccCCTTGAGACATGCCACCATCTTCTCCCAACAACTTTTGACTCAAATTGGAGTTGGAGTGACACTCAGGGCTGTCATTCTTGTAACATTATCCATAGCGCTTATCAAATGCCGTCTTAAACTCTACCGAACAACCGTCATCTCCCACTCTTACTGTGAGCACATGGCCATTGTGAAGCTGGCTACTGAAGATACACGGATCAACAAGATATTCAGCCTATTTGTTGCCTTCACTATCTTAGGGGTTGACATAATCTTTATCACCTTGTCCTATGTTCAGATCTTTATCACTGTCTTTCAGCTGCCCCAGAAGGAGGCAAGATTCAAAGCCTTTAATACATGCATCACCCACATTTGTGTCTTCCTACAGTTCTACCTCCttgccttcttctctttcttcacacATAGGTTTGGTTCTCACATACCACCATATGCTCATATCCTCTTATCAAATCTTTACCTGTTACTACCACCTTTTCTCAACCCTATCATCTATGGAGTGAAGACCAAACAAATTCATGACCACATCCTGAAAATGATCCTTTCCAAAAGACATCTTGATCATTAG